A window of Chelmon rostratus isolate fCheRos1 chromosome 18, fCheRos1.pri, whole genome shotgun sequence genomic DNA:
GTTGGGGCAAGCAGAGCGAGCTTCCTACAGCTACTTACTGAGCAACTAGCTGGCTAACAGAGCAGCTGTTTATTCATTATCTGTTCATGTAGAATGATTCTCTTTCACCAGATGTAAACAGGTGTTTCCACTGTCCTGAAGTGTGTTGATTGATGAGCTCTGTGGTATCTTTTTGTACCGTAGGGAGagcttttgttcatttgttgtaGACGCAGCTCggacttcctctcctctcaggaactgcaggtttttgaGCCACAAAGCTGCAAAGATTGTTGCTTGATATTTTGAGCAGAGACATGAAACCTTTTCCgtcgtcttcctcctcccctcaggTGCGTTTCAACCCAAACATGTGCTGCCATACCTGGGTGGTGTCGGGGGGCCAGGCTGGCCTGGTCAGACTGAACTGTTTAAGGAGCATGATCAGCTCCCAGGCCAAGGACATGATCCTTGAGAACCAGGCCCAGTTCAACACACTGTACCCACCAAAAGACCCGGAGGAGGCCGTCCAAACTGTGCCAGAAGACCTATAGCAGGAGATCAACTGACTGCAGAACCAGGAGGTGGATCACGCCGGGTGTATGACTGCAAATAACACAAACctgcaaaaaatgtatttttaataatgagaagaatatatattaatattgcATTAGCACATACAGGACAGTGCATACAGCTGCTGTTTATCAACTTGGTTTAATGTAGTTTAACGACCAACAGTGACATAAATCAACTGACCGAACGATCCGACTTTAAATTTAAACACGATGGAGGTTTTCAGCAGCACCTCATTGGAAAACCTGTTCCTGTGGTTTGAGGTCTGTCTGAAAGTGTTGCAGGTTAGTGGAGAAGCATTAGTAAGAGTTCCCTCCTGTAACCTCACCTGGGCAGGTGGCAGTTAAGTGCCTTGCTTGAAATGTATGACTCACTCAGAATCAAAAGCCATTACAGAAGTTATGAGCAGAAATAgaatttaatattaataattatgttttcattagtgtgtatTGCAGTAAGAAtcgctgtgtttctgttagAGTCCACtatgttgcaccgccatgtgTGTAGTTTTGCAGCCACCGTAGGTTTTCCTCCACACTTGGAAAGGAAGGGTGGGCTGAGAGATGTTCAGTTGGTTGTGGTTATTGATTCTAAGTGAGTCAGGGAGGGTTTTCAGTTACTCCAGCGTCTCTTATTTGGAAAACATATTGCAGAtggcaaacacagcagtgacacCATCGTTGACAGCAGTCcagggaaataaaaatgtgagtTATCAGCTTCTTCCACTCTTATAAAATCACATATGCTCAGGAAGAGTAATTCAcatttgatgatgaaaacaacTGAAGTTGTCTACAGTGATGTAGAATGTACTTCAGGGTGTCGGTGCACCACGACGTCGCTGCTGGGTGCGGTTACATTCAAAatgcatcttgtttttttcacgtCTGTCGATATAATGCGAAGCAGatgtttgtcattatttttctaCGTGTCACAAGTCTAAGAAAGGTGTTTCTGGACAAACGCTGGAAGATTTGACGGACTGCAACATGAAAGAAACCTTCAGGCTTTTCCTACATCACTTTGACTGACCTTTTGATTTTGACATTCCCCTGCAGGTGTAATCCCCCCAAAATCTCACGTCACTGTTGATGAACAGCAGGCTGGTTTATCTTTAAGGTCAtttttgctgctgtatttttataattgacattttttctcttttaccaTGTTGAGAATAACTCAGGCTGCATCTGAGAGGAAAtacttgaattttttttattgtaacaCTGCTGGATGTACCGTTTATAGATAACaacttttagctctgtttttcattgttcCTTTCTTTAGATGTTGAACCTGCTGTTATTCTGATGATTGAAAggttttgattcattttttaaatttaaacagCGGCAGCATTGTGACATGACCGAGCTTATTTTTTAGTATCTGCAGAGATGTCTCTTTTTTAAAATGGGGGtttgatctgttttgtttttcagattagTTTAAAATCTCATCGACAGTTTCAGAATGATGTTCAGTGAACACCATGATAATGTTGTCGTTCACTGGTCATATTATTAACTTGGAAATCATGAAGATGACGataaaaacatcaaagtgttttgcttttttgttgttctgctctgtcgttgttttgttctgctattttttaatgtcacatagaataaatgttttgtaataaaaaatatttgagGAAATATCAAAGTTGTGATTGAACGTTCATCAGTAGCTGTCCattagtagctgttctggagctttcgatcatTGTGTTGCATgttcttcatcagcagatggaggcTGACCACGTGAAATATTAGATGTTGAGAATTGTAGATGTTTTGTAAACTGCTGTTCCCCTAAAGCACTGAGAAAAATGCAATTCTGAATATGTGATTGACAACTGGGCAAACtgaaactccatctgctgatgaagatcaggcaaTACGATCAAAAGCCCCACAAGAGCCACTGTTGGACCTCGTGGTGTCTGATGGCCGGTTGGAACTGGATTAGTGACATAAACAGTGACTCGGCCGCAGatctgcagtcttttatttcactttacaaAAAACTTGccacacataaaaatgaaatatcaaaCATCACAGATGTGACATGTGGATTTATGCAACATCACCAGAACACTCAGACAAATAGGACCGATTGTACAAGGGAGATAAATGTATGTACACATGTTTACACAAAGTcatacacagaaaatacacaatattTGACATATTTACAACAGTCACACAAAGACGGCTACAGCACAATACAGAGCATTCTCAACATTAGACTTCCATAGTGAACAAACAGGAACAGTAATGAACTTTATCAGACTGTAAAGACTCAACACCAcagcctgcagaggaaaacTTCAGTATGCATGTATATCAAAACTAATGCAGTGAAATGCATTAGTCTTTCTTACATTCACTTTGTTTAAGCTTAGTCTTCATAGCTGTTAGGTCCATATAGTGTATATTCTcattttgcaatatttcaaaGGGAAAGATGTATTTAAATATACAGGATCTCCTTAAAAATTGGTGAAAATATAGAATTTTAAAGaagatatttttttctttgatttatcCTTCGCATGGTATATCAACATGTTCTGATTGGCAGTTGGGCGAGAAACTTCTTACTGTACATGATATCGAATAACAGCTAACAACCATGCAAGTATGTGGGTCGGAATGGATGTCAACTAGGCGTTTACAATGTACAGTTGTCCTCTCTCTGAGAGCAACTAACGACATCAACACTTTATAGTAGCTGTGAAACATTACAGGCGTGTCAGCTGGCTTGTTGGCTTTTCACTTGGTGCAAAATAATCTCAAAAATATTGTCTGAAGTCCAAAGCATGAAGCAAAACTCGGTGAAGCACCACGAAACATGCTGTGGATATCTGCGGCCCCCAGCAATGACGTTAATGAAACCACAGTCGCCCCTGGAGTGTCTCCATCTAAAAACAAAGCACGTTCCAGCTCCCCAGAGGACGAACTCCTTCCCATTTTGTTCCTAATACAACCTTTCCTCCAGAGCAATTCTCTAGAATCTGAAGAAAACGCGGCGGGCTGCAGAAAGGCTGACGCTGAGCTGCACTGCTTCATTTTAGCCAGGGGCTGAATAACAGTGAATATAGTTGGAATAATAGAAGGGGGATGAATGAGGCAAAATATGGTGTTGAGCAATGACAGGTGTTGAAATGACAGCTGTAGTGTGACTGGTGTGATCTTAAGTGTACAGAGGAGTTGAGGTGCCATTCAAGCGTAGCATACTGTTTGGAGCTGAGGTgtctctgggtgtgtgtgtgtgtttctgactcTGCCTACTTTTGCACCTTCAGACTAAAGACCAGTTAATTTTGGATGGCAAGTCCTCATTTGGGGAAAAGCTGATTTTTGGGTCAGTGGTTCAGGTGAGTCTCCAGGAATGTGTAATGAGCCCAAAAGAGACCCAAGTCAACGTGTTCTTGTACTTGCTACATGGTTAAGATTCAtgattcaagattgcctttattgtcattgagcatgaaatgtcaacgaaatttgcattgcaacccccgtgttagaaacaagataataagaaagataataaaatagagataatagaataaaataaactaacatgcagtaaaaatatgcataaatgcaataaaaataagacaagactaagacaataaaatataccaagaacacactttaacacactTTGACCTacaaagtgaggacattttggcaaattctcacaacttcaaagggctgtttgaaggttaagACATAGAATTAGATTAAGGACTGGGGTTtggcatttagttgtgatggttaaggttagggtaaggggccAGGGAATGCATTAGCTTAATGAGGGGCTTCATGAGGAAAATACAATGGATGGATAaatgggtggatgatggatggatggatggatggatggatggataaatgaatggatggataaatgaatggataaatggatggatggatggatggatggataaatggataaatggatggatggataaatggatggatagGCAGACGGACAGATGAAAGCTCAGGGAACAGAGAGCCATATAGTAGCTGGAGAACACTGAAGCTACAGGAGGAACGACAGATGAATGAGACGGATGACGGCGTGAAGCTGAAACTAATCGTCCGGCTGCAGGACTAAACCATTTCTGCCCTCAGACCTGAACGTCTGCTCAGAGCCGACACTGGAAGCAGCCGAATGCTTTTTCAGTCGGACACTCATTCATTTAGCATCTGCTCGATCAATACTGTGCTCACTGTTCAGTAAACTCCTCTAGCTCTTTGTGTGAGAAGCTGTCAGGAACTACCATCAGAAATAGCCCTTAATGAGTCCACTTTGAATGACATGTCAGCAATCCTCATTGTTCCAGTTTAAACTTCACTCCACTCCAGATGTCTGATAATCAAAAGGATCTTCCAAGCACCTCTGGAAAGAAGACTAGAGATGACTCCTCATCTTTGGCTTGATGTGAtaacaatgaaacaaagtacagtacagtagagAGTTTGGTCAAGTCCAGATTTAGCCGAATTATTACATATAAGACAGACAGTCGAGCCAGCATGGTGTGCACGATGAGGTACAGTACAGACTCATGTTTAAAGGGAGCACTAGAACAGTTTAGACCAGGATTTAGACCAGGATACTGTCAGCTTTAAGACCAGCACCGACGAGGTCTTCCCCAAACCAAACAGTCTGTGCCTCCATAAGATTGGAAATATCTTCTGTGACATATTCTGTGAGGATTGCCTGAAAAGCTCCAAGACACCTTCAGATAGTTAATCATCGCCATATGTTCTCATTTGTTTGTCACAGCTCTAACCAGTTAGCAGGTTTAGAGTCTTCTCAGCTTTTGTCAGTGTGGTAGATATGATTATATATGTCAAGAAAGACCTTTCCAGCAAATaaaactctgaaaacatgtcacTGGTGACGAGCTGGCATTGCAGGTTCATGTCTGACCTTTCGTGGAAAGCAAGTAAACGGCTGCGAGCTGTGAAGTGAGCGTCTGGCAGATGAGCCGTTTGGTAAAGCTAGTGCTGAAACAACAGACGTCAAAGTCATCCATGTGTGCTGTTGGACATTACGTCAGGTGCTCCATGCTAacagctcagcacacacactctgctaaCAGCCATGTGCGGGATGCATGATCCGGGAAGTCATTGTAGAAAATAAGTAGTAGACCCAAAGTTGTAGAGTAATTGTGAACAATATGTGGTCGCGTATCTGGCAGTTTTCCttcactgacatgaaacagtAGAAGTAAGGCAGTGTTttcaaccagcagcagctgctctcgTACAGCGTCACCAGctggaagagactgaacaactCAAACCAGTTTTCTCCTGAAATATTTGCATAAATAGAATCTGTTGCATTGCTTGAATTTACTCTCGATATCTATTTTAAAAGTTTAGTGATGtagaaatcaaacagaaattCAGAAACATTCGGTTCTGTGGTGCTTCTATCATCCgacacacagcacacaatgcACTCGTGACCTCGTCCTGTTTCTACTTTTATGCTGacgatgctgctgctgttcgtCAAGATCATATTAATACAAACTTTATGGCAGCTTATTTCCCAGGACGTCTTGCACGTAACAACCCTGAAGGACACATACGCAGGTAAAATGCTTCTTGTCAATCAGCTTTGATTTGAGCTAGCTGCTAGCCGGCTAACAAGTCTAGTGAGCACATCTCGCTTTTATagatattttttacatttatcagTGAGTGTCATTTCATGTGGAGTCCTGCAATGTGGTCTTTGTGTTTAGTGGTTTTGGTGACGGGGGCTCAGAATTTCAGATGACAAGAAAGAAATAAGTTGGAAGAGGTTTCGTGgctctgttgcacatttttagGACGGGACCTACATTTTAGTCTTGACAGATTTCTTTACAGTCCAGCACCTCATCAAGCCTCGAGAAATTGTCCCAGTATTTCTTAAAAACTGTGCAACCTTGAGGACTGGAGTCCCCTTTTAAAGAGCGACTAGGGTTTAGTTGGTCTGTTCCATGTTAGCATGGAGCTTCAGCACACATGGGTGATTTCGTTGTCTAATTTCTTGTGACTCAATGgcaaacacaaccaaaaactCTTTCTACTCCGTCAACAGGAGGCTGGTCCAGCTCACCCAGAGGGGATGGAAATGAGCCCCGGTCCGTGTCCTGTAGGGTCCAGTCTTGTCCGgtccagtgtcagtgtcagtcactGGGGTCCTGGCAGTGGGAGCAGTGGCTCATGTCTTCAGAGTAGAGCTCCACCTGGATGGTGATGCTGTGGAAACCGAACTTGGTGTGGAGCAGATCGGTGgcttcctgcagcacagactgagCGTCGGCTCCCTCGTCTGCCGCGACAGGAGAAAGTGGAAAACAGTTTAGGAGATGTTGTTCTGCCACTTTAATCTCTCTATTCTTctttttggtttcacacatgTTTAAAGGACGAGATGAACCTTGTGCTGATAGAGATCAGGTTTGAAATCTGCATGAAATGAGCGATCAGACTGGAGAACATGTAGTTCTTCTCCACAGTCACATTAATTTCACCCAGATGCACGTTtagattaaaggataacttacgatttttacaacctggaccttatttgtagcattaaatacgaccattcacccagacaactttggtggcatttggagtcgttttgaagaaattagccccagaggagcggcgcgtatatctgtataatgcgagtactcggggcatccatgcgcagcctctatataacgcataatctgcagcgaaactcgttcatattccaatattttgttctgatatgctggtgctattcccctctgagcccgtggtggcatgttatcaacatccggcgtctctaggcaactacctctgacgtggatgatgtcattaccgaacgccgcgcgctgcgagcatccagccacaacacggctgactctgcggtggtcggctacgaatacgcaataacgaaccacagctgtgccaaactacagctaaactagccgaccgccggctcagaggggaatagcaccagcatatcataactaaatattggaatatgaacgagtttcagcagattatgcgttatatagaggctgcgcatggatgccccgagtactcgcattatacggatatacgcgccgctcctctggggctaatttcttcaaaataactccaaatgccaccaaagttgtctgggtgagtaaatggtcgtatttaatgctacaaataaggtccaggttgtaaaaaacgaaagttatcctttaatgatgtttttatacAATACAGGTCAGCTGAAGGTGAAATCtgtttttccaccactggacTGAATGTGGTGAAGTCATTGACCAGTAAAAACAAGGCAAAATAACATCATTTCAGTGCTGACTTTACCATCAAGTCAACTTtattaaaaagcacaaatttcTATTGCACAAAATCACAAACTTCTATTCTACTCTCAGTCCTCAGTATTGGTGTAGGTCATAGATGTAGGTGTGTTACGTTACCTATGGCCAGGTGAACAGAGACCAGTGCCTGGCCCAGAGTCAGAGCCCAGAGGTGCAGACAGTGCATAGACTTCACAGCCTTCACAGACAGCAGGACCTCCTTCACTGAGTTGAACTCAATTCCTTTAGGAGaccctgaaaaacagcaggCCACAAATTAAAGCACAGCAGCTCCAATCACACGTCTGCTAACGTGCTCGTGTGCATGGCTGCAGACACCGACCTCACATTTCTGAGGATAATTGAAgcctgtttgtcttgtttttattcgTGTTCATGTTCACCAAACGTTTCATTAGCTACGTAGGTTTGTAGAGCCGTACAGCACAGTTCACTGCTTTCCAAGTGGCCTGTAGTTATTTTATAGAGACACTGATTGTAGACACCAGAGGCCTGTTTCTGGCTCTGCCCTCTTGGGAGGGTCGACTTCAGGAAGTTCAGTGATGTGAAAAGAGAATTTCAAAATGTCCCAAACAGTGTTGAGTCATCCCCAGGATGTGGCCATCTGTGATGCTGCTCTTTGTTCGACAGAAACCAAAAAGCTGAAACGGCCAACTGAGGTTTTTGTACTTACTCATCAAAATCCTGGTGCTAATCACTgcagaacatgtgtgtgtgatctgacaTCAGTCCAGCCATCTACAGACATCTACAGAGACCTAGTCAACCTGGACATGACAGCCCACAGCATCACGTGACGCTGACCTCAGATGAGGTCAAACTTTAGCAGCTTAATCTCTGCTGCAGGGGGGGTGAAACATCTGTGTGTTAGTCATAAATGCCTCTTCATCCTGAGCCTCCTGGAGGAATACTTCTACATTTTGgttaatgtgtgtatttgctttcCTGCCAAGAGTTAATGGGAAGATCGATGCCAcccttagcttagcataaagactggaagcaggggtaaagagctagcctggctcttttCAAAGGCTAAGAAAATtacctaccagcacctcaaaTGCTAACAattaaaatcaacatgtttGATTACTGAGGTTTCAGCCATCTCCATTAACGAGTCATGTTTCTACACCAGATTTCTAcaggtgtggtggagtatccccttgagcaaggcacttaaccccccatatatgctccctgggcgcctgatgcggcagcccactgctcctgtgtgttccactgcatgttgcatgtgcatgtgtgtgtttcaaaaacagtgatgggtgaaatgcagataataatttcccagtttgggatcaataaagtgaataaaataaaaaaataataaataatattaaaaaaaacatatatcgTGGCAATTAGTGAGCTTTTGTTGGAGGgatttgttacctttggacggGGTTGGGcaagctgttttcccctgtttccagtatttatgctaagctaagctaacctgcagCAGGCTAGTTTCATATGTAGCAGACAagtatgagagtggtatcgatcttctcatctaactctcagaaagaaagtgaataagtctgtttcccaaatgtcaaacttcACTAACTactacactgtgtgtttttgttataaCAGATTCATTTTTAAGTATCAGAGAAAAATCAGTTCATTGATCTCCAAGTGAGGCACCTTCCATGAGTATCCTGAAGACGTCTCTGAGGATGGTGACGGTGGTGCAGAGGACAAAGACGGAGAACAGGAACGTACAGATGGGATCTGCAACTTTATACTCaggctgaaagagagaaagtagGTTATGGAGACTTGAAGGAGATTAAAGGGACATCAGATGGTGTTTTTTCCACAGTCACAAACCGCTAAAGTGCTCGggggcaaaacacaaaaaggggaACATCTTGCACGATGATGGAAATATTTAACCCTTTCATCCATAATAAACAGGATGCAGAGTGAACGAAAGCATTcatgcttttttcccccacttcattaaaatatgtctttaaattacatttgagATTACTGTGAtgcttttacagtaaaataaccctttaaagtgagttttttGGAATTATGTATTTTAGAAAATACTTAATAAAATGTAGTAAATTGACTATTTTGAtcctgaaaaatgaaaaatcaattCAGTGCACATGAATGTTATAGAAAAGCTCCTGAAACAGGATTGAGACCATTAACTAGTTGAAACCAGAATAATAACAGGAGCTCATACTTGTAATTCCAGTCAAACTGCATTAAACAGGGCGGAAGGATCGTATTTGACTTTTATTAAAGCGCCAACATCAGCGAACTGACATTTCAGTCTCACCCTAACATGAACGTGATCTATATCTGACCCGAAAGTAGATGATGGTCGCCGCCACCATGACACCGACACTCTGCAGCAGGTCCCCGACCACGTGGATGAAGGCGGCGCGGACGCTCGTGTTGCCGTGGCCACTGAGGAGCGAGTGGGAGTGGCCGACGGGACTCCGCCCGTCCTCGTCGATCTGGTGATAACCGCTGCCGTGGGCGTGGAAGGTGGTGGAATGATGGAGGATGTAGGCcatgctgcagaaacaaagaggTACTTTAACGTAGTATcttattagcatttagccaTATAGTTTTTGTGATCTTCTGCACATCTTGAATGCAGCTCTGGAATTAGCATTCACATTAACACACCTGCCATTCTGACACGCATGCATGGATGCATTAATGACGTTTAAAGAAGCGTCTTTGTTGCACACAACAAAAAATCACAGaagtgtgcagctttaaattgaatttttgCCTTGTCGTAGTGATGTCATGTACCACATTAACATCCATTCTGCTGAGAACCACTCACATTATGTTGACGATGACAGCACACCCGGAGGTGACTAACATGACGTGGCCATCTATCTCATAGTCGTTGCGTACAATCCTCTCGATGGCTAAATAGACCAGAGCCCCCGTGACGATCCAGATGGAAATGACTGAGATGAACGCTCCGAGGATCTCTgcggagagaggagaggcctGAGTCCTGATCACTTCAACGCAGTGAAACAGTTCATCACGCTCAGTGCAGGAGAATCACAGGTCTGTCTGAACACCACAGTAACACATGAAGTCCCTCAAAGGGGGAGCGTCACTGTCAAaccactgacagacacaaaacatACGCTCACAACAGAGACCCAGGCACAGGTAGCACAGGTGTAACGTCGTATTCATCCTCACACTCAGCAACTTAGAAATATAATTGAAGTGTAGAAAAGTCAATACAAATGCACTTTCACTGTTTGTACTTAATCCAGAGTATGCTTCacatatacttttaaaaagtttacTTCTAAACAGATGTCATTAAGTTATTTAATTGTATTGAAATAAATATGctaattctgcaatacttaaagtggtatttcaaatAGTGCTTaggtgtacttttaaaaagtgtactaaattacaa
This region includes:
- the slc30a2 gene encoding zinc transporter 2; this translates as MDNNAANSEKSQLIHEKNAKTYSLKLQSSFPDSKEQYPDFPFKNGGMAGAIELKRPVGAHCHGTKALACEDSVDKLLAKKKLYIASAVCLVFMIGEVIGGYLAHSLAIMTDAAHLLTDFGSMMVSLFSLWISSRPPTKTMNFGWHRSEILGAFISVISIWIVTGALVYLAIERIVRNDYEIDGHVMLVTSGCAVIVNIIMAYILHHSTTFHAHGSGYHQIDEDGRSPVGHSHSLLSGHGNTSVRAAFIHVVGDLLQSVGVMVAATIIYFRPEYKVADPICTFLFSVFVLCTTVTILRDVFRILMEGSPKGIEFNSVKEVLLSVKAVKSMHCLHLWALTLGQALVSVHLAIDEGADAQSVLQEATDLLHTKFGFHSITIQVELYSEDMSHCSHCQDPSD